The nucleotide sequence GGGGAACGGCGCGGACGGCGGGCGCCGCCCACGCGACGGACCGTATCCACCGGGCGAGGCGGAGGACAACCGATTATGCGGCGGCGGGAATCCGGCTCAGGGGAGGATCGAGTCGACGTAGCCGCCGTCGACGCGGAGCGCGCCGCCGGTGGTCGCGGATGCCTGGTCCGAGGCGAGGTAGACGACGAGGTGGGCGATCTCGGCCGGCTCGATGAGGCGTTCGATGAGCGAGTACGGTCGGTGCTCGCGCATGAACCTGGTCTGCGCCTCGTCCCAGGGCAGGTCGTCGCCGACCATCTCGGCGACGAAGTCCTCGACGCCGCCGGTATGGGTGGGGCCGGCGATGACCGAGTTCACCGTGACCCCGGTGCCCGACGCCGCCTTGGCGAAGCCACGCGTCACGGCGAGCAGGGCGGTCTTGGTGACGCCGTAGTGCACCATCTCGACCGGTGTGACGACGGCGGAGTCGCTGGCGATGTTCATGACCCGGCCCCAGCCGCCTTCGATCATCCGCGGGAGGTAGCCGCGCGTCAGGCGGACGCCGGAGAGGACGTTGACCTCGAAGTACCGGCGCCACTCGTCGTCGTCGATCTCGAGCACGGGGCGCGCGCCGAAGATGCCGAGGTTGTTGACGAGGACGTCGACGTCGCTCGCGGCGTCGAGCATCGTCGCGGCGCCGTCCGCGGTGGCGAGGTCGGCGGCCACGGCCGTGACGTCGGCCGACGGGATCTCGGCGAGGAGCCTGGCCGCCGCGCGTTCGGTGGACTCGGCGCCGCGGCCGTTGACGACCACGGCCGCTCCGGCGCGGGCGAGCTCTGTCGCGATCGCGTGGCCGATGCCCTGGGTGGAGCCGGTGACGAGGGCGCGGTGTCCGGACAGGTCGATCTCCATGTCCGCCACTATGGCGCGGCGGGGGACCGACACGGACGGCGGGCCGCCGGATCCGGCCATGCAGCGCTCACGGTCGGTGACGTCATCCCGTGTTCAGGCAAGCGCGCCGACGGTTCACGCCGCGGTCATGGCGCGGTGGGTCCGCACCCTCTTGGATGGAGCCGGGTGGGTGCGGACAGGAGGCGGGCAGCATGGCTCGGAACATCAGTCGTCGACGGCTGTTGCAGGTGGCAGGTGCCGGACTCGGGTGGGGCGCGTTCGGGTGGGGTGCCGTCGCGCTGGCGGAGCGCGCGGAGACGCGGACGGCGGTGTCGCCGACGTTCCCCGACGACCCCTTCGCACTCGGGGTGGCGTCGGGCGACCCGACGCCGGACGGCGTGGTGCTGTGGACCAGGCTGGCGCCCGACCCGCTCGCGGCCGACGGGCGCGGCGGCATGCGCGACGTCACGGTCCCGGTGAGCTGGGAGGTCGCGACCGACGACGGGTTCCGTCGCGTGGTGGCGCGCGGTACCGAACGCGCGACCCCGGGCCTCGGGCACTCCGTACACGCCGAGGTCGGTCGGCTGCAGCCGGGACGCGAGTACTTCTACCGCTTCCGCGCGGGTCGCGAGATCAGCCCGGTCGGCCGGACGAAGACGGCGCCCGCGGCCACCAGCCGGCCCGCCACGCTGAAGCTGGCACTCGCGTCCTGTCAGTCCTGGGCCGGCGGCCGGTACGCCGCGTACC is from Streptosporangiales bacterium and encodes:
- a CDS encoding SDR family oxidoreductase, with the protein product MEIDLSGHRALVTGSTQGIGHAIATELARAGAAVVVNGRGAESTERAAARLLAEIPSADVTAVAADLATADGAATMLDAASDVDVLVNNLGIFGARPVLEIDDDEWRRYFEVNVLSGVRLTRGYLPRMIEGGWGRVMNIASDSAVVTPVEMVHYGVTKTALLAVTRGFAKAASGTGVTVNSVIAGPTHTGGVEDFVAEMVGDDLPWDEAQTRFMREHRPYSLIERLIEPAEIAHLVVYLASDQASATTGGALRVDGGYVDSILP